TTATATCTCACCTATTATTTGCTGATGATTGTTTCCTCTTTTTTAGAACCAATGTGGATCAAGCAAGTAAAATGCGAGCCATTTTATCTACCTATGAGAGAGCTTATGGTCAGGCAGTGAACCTCCAAAAATCAGAGATTTTTTGTAGTAGAAATGTTCTAACTACAGTTCATAATAATATTGCAAGCATTTTGGGCGTACAGGTTGTTATAGGTACTGGCAAATATTTGGGGCTCCCTTCTATGATAGGCAGGAGCAAAAAATCCACTTTCAGCTTTATTAAAGATAGAATTTGGAAGAAGATAAATTTATGGAGTAGTAAAAGTCTTTCAAAAGCCGGTCGTGAAGTTCTCATCAAATTTGTGCTTCAATCTATCCCTACCTACTTTATGAGTTTGTTCACTCATCCTGTCTCTCTTTGTGATGAAATTGAAAGAATTATGAATTCCTTTTGGTGGGGCCATTCGGGAGGTCAAAGTAGAGGTTTAACTGGCTTTCTTGGGATAAATTGTCTATGCACAAGAATGATGGAGGTATGAGTTTCAAAAATCTACCAACCTTTAATCTAGCTATGTTAGGAAAACAGGACTGGAGACTTATGACAAATCATGATTATTTGGTAGCTAGACTTTATAAGGCAAAATATTATCCCAGGTACAATTTCTTTGAGTCGACTTTAGGACATAAGCATAGCTTTGTATGGCGAAGCATATGTAACTCTAAATTTATTCTCAAAGCTGGAAGCAGATGGAGGATAGGCGATGGTGATGATATCTCAGTTTGGTATAACAACTGGATTGCAAATGATATTTCACTTATCCCACATGCTGATGGAGATTTTCCTCTAGCTGATCTAAGAGTCTCAGATTCCATGCTACATAACCGCAAAGAATGGAATCTACTTTTCTTGCAGTCAATTTTCGATCACCATGTGGCTGAACATATAGTGAAGACACCGCTCTACCCATCAGTGACGGAAGATCGACTCATctggaaaaagaaaatcatgacGAGTACTCTGTTCGTAATGCATACCGTTTTTGTGTACAAGAATTACTTAATACATTCCATTTCAAGGTACAAGGCTCTTGGAATCTAATTTGGAAGCTCAAGATTCCTCCAAAggtaaaaaaatttatgtgGCCAATTTGTAGAAATTGCTTACCAACTCGTGTACGTCTAAAAGATAAAGGAGTTACATGCCCTATGAATTGTACACTGTGCACGATGAGCAATGAGGATgcacttcatttatttttttcaatgtccAAGTAGCTTAAATGTTTGGAGCATGcttcctttcttttcttctatttctattttGCTACAACAAGATATGGATAACAAGAATATTATCTTCAAAGCATTACATGATTTATCTAAGGACGATGCATCTTTATTTTGTTGTGTGTTGTGGAGTATAtggaaacaaagaaacaacGAAGTGTGGAATGAGGTAATTGATGCTCCAATTTATGTTGTCGAGAGAGCATAAGTTATGGTCCATGATTGACAAGATGCACGTAGGATTTGTAATACATCTTGTGGACATCGGCGACAAGAAGGAAATGTGAAATGGATCAAACCAGCTGAAGGAAGATTTAAGTGCAATATTGATGCTTCTTTCTCCCAGCTTTCTAATAGAGTGAGAATAGGAGTTTGTATAAGGGATGATACATGCACTTTTGTTTTGGCAAAAACTGAATGGTTTACTTCAGTCTGTGAGGTACATGTTGGCGAAGTTCTTGGACTATCGTCAGCTTTAGAATGGGATCATCACTTACACTTGGGACCTATCGATTTTGAGCTTgatgctaaaaaaaaatggtgggtaGTTTTTCATCTACACATCAGGATGTTACAAATTTTGGGATGATTATTCATAATTGTAAAACTATCTTTGAACAATATTATGTCAACTCTAGTGTTGAGTTTACGAGGAGACAAGCAAATGAAGCAGCCCATAGATTAGCTAAGGCGACCACGTCTTCAACTAGTTTTTAGATTTTGGTAGAAATACCAGATTGTATTGAACACATTTTAagtaatgaaattatataagcttctttccttaaaaaaaaaaaaaaaaaaagcgcaAATCATTTATCTCTCCATGCCAAATACAATCCTCTTCTTCTACACTATCAGATTAAGAACTCCCTACTTACATGTGACATTTACGGTGTCCTTAGAATAAGTATCAGACCACAAGATAACATGAAAAATAACCAACGAGCTTGTCTCTTTCCATTCTGAAACTATTTGTCTAAAATTATGCATTGCAGCAACAATGTTTACAATGGTTATTAATATCATTCACCTGagaattttcttcaaaaaaaatatatcattcacCTAAGATTTGCCGGTATTGTCAAAGAAGGGCGCTATAGTGTAGcataatttgaacaaactgctattGTTTTGCAACATGAGTACAAAGCattgtcaaaatcaaaatttgaacaaacgtCTGGTTTTTGCCATctgtgattgaaaacactgataacaacaattcattcaCAGGAGGATGATTCAGCTGGTATTCGAGAAACTATACCAAGTTACCAACTTTGCAAAGATCGATCAAATGACAATGGACAAtagaaacaaaatatcaaacatGTGTAAACAAAATAAGTAGGAAGGAACATGAGATTAACAGTAACTTGCAACACAACAAACAGAAAATCTTACACTCATAttattatcaacaacaaaagcaTAACTTATAAACTAATTCAACTCAACTCAAAAAACGATAGAAAATTGACACACTATGGCAATTTCCCAGATCGAAAAATTGAGAATTTAGAAGCAACAGAGTATGAATAATCAATTTCATTCTCCTTCAAAAACTCCTCCAGAATCCGTTTAGCTTCTTCAGGATCAGAACTCTCACACTCAATCTCAAACAAAGTCCCAAAATCAAAACCAGTTTCATCTACTTCCAATTTCAAACCTTTCCATTCATAAACATTCCTCACATTCCTAAAATCCCCTAAACCCACAAACCCATTTTTACCAACCACCCCAAATTCCTCCTTCACTCTCCCCATAATCCTGGAATCCACAAAACCCAACAACTTCCCCGGTTCATCAACGCAATCTCGACCAATCTTCGGATCCAAATCTTCCTCGTCTTCCTCTACACGACGCACGCCGTTGACTAGAACCCCTTTTGCTTTAAGTGAAACGACACACCGTTCATCATCATTATAGAATCGGAAACGAAGTGTGGCTCGACGAGAAGAGAGTTCAGAGGCGGCGCCGTCGAAGAAGTGGTTGTGTTGATGATGGGTGATGACGTGGAAGGGAGAGAGCAAAGCGGTGACTTGGCGATGAGCTTCGGCGTTTGCGAGACGTAGCTTTACTTCCACTTCCATTTCGGTGCGATTAAACTGACGGAGGAGAGAAGCCGCGGCGGTAGCGTTCTCACGAGCTTTGGATATTTGGTCAACTAATGGTAATGGAAGAAAGTAATTAAAATCCCCGCGGGAAAGTTACAATCTCAACATGGTTCATCTGTCTAAAATAATATACCaatgattgaaaaatatattattaagttagagaaaaagaaaataaataataataaaatagcaTGGTTTGGATTTTTCTAAAAGAATGTAGCCTCACTTCTTTCATATTCATGttgaaagaaatataaatagagGGGAAGGGAAGATAAGCGAGTAACAAACCCTGTCGTTAACATTTTTGGatgataaaatcaatcatattaAACGCAACATATCAGATATGTCgaattgatttaattattttagagTGC
The Medicago truncatula cultivar Jemalong A17 unplaced genomic scaffold, MtrunA17r5.0-ANR MtrunA17Chr0c28, whole genome shotgun sequence DNA segment above includes these coding regions:
- the LOC11440295 gene encoding triphosphate tunnel metalloenzyme 3 — translated: MEVEVKLRLANAEAHRQVTALLSPFHVITHHQHNHFFDGAASELSSRRATLRFRFYNDDERCVVSLKAKGVLVNGVRRVEEDEEDLDPKIGRDCVDEPGKLLGFVDSRIMGRVKEEFGVVGKNGFVGLGDFRNVRNVYEWKGLKLEVDETGFDFGTLFEIECESSDPEEAKRILEEFLKENEIDYSYSVASKFSIFRSGKLP